Proteins encoded by one window of Vigna radiata var. radiata cultivar VC1973A chromosome 5, Vradiata_ver6, whole genome shotgun sequence:
- the LOC106761679 gene encoding uncharacterized protein LOC106761679, whose product MMRSGEYYNHVSEVERESRTVEYPNDGALSFKKVVYEENKVEEPHHHHHHHHLFRHHHQPETRETVKVVEYEQVPERRVGEIVYEENRAVWP is encoded by the coding sequence ATGATGAGATCAGGAGAATACTACAACCATGTTTCAGAAGTTGAGAGGGAGTCTAGGACTGTTGAATACCCTAATGATGGAGCTCTTTCCTTCAAGAAGGTTGTTTACGAGGAAAATAAGGTTGAGGAaccccaccaccaccaccaccaccaccacctcttCAGGCACCACCACCAGCCAGAGACTCGTGAGACTGTGAAAGTTGTAGAATATGAACAAGTTCCTGAGAGGCGTGTTGGTGAAATTGTCTACGAAGAGAATAGGGCAGTGTGGCCTTGA
- the LOC106760259 gene encoding uncharacterized protein LOC106760259 — protein sequence MEIIFNAKRCPDQSRLAYTEYLLISEASHWWSSMRSLLENSDNVIFAKEVEFLQLVQGGMSVFEYADKFKHFLRFHTLYMDKEWQWERAQVIGKTKTEMDSEQKQPPRIGRLSGSKHCQVTRRTPYSRPPSHGSRGCGKEEHVVVDCTSTRGSGSQSQRSSLSQHRGGGRPQAAGRLSTNRILIDCGEKRLLFPEKEESVVLSSGQLRNEVKEGSCCFLVLTHMEVDQSERSLDHSIVSDLLDVFPKEVPRLPPQREVEFSIDLVPSVGPISIAPYRMAPYELVELKKQIEELLEKQFIRPSVLPYTEHVDHLRTVFGVLREKKLYVKLFEYEFLMEEMCKSRFQELKQRLTSASVLVIPGIGRPFEVYCDASYQGLGCVLMQERKIWRHYLYGAQFQVFSDHKSLKYLFD from the exons ATGGAGATAATTTTTAATGCAAAGCGGTGCCCTGATCAGAGTAGGTTGGCCTACACTGAGTATTTGCTGATTAGTGAGGCTAGCCATTGGTGGAGCAGCATGAGATCGTTGCTTGAGAATAGTG ATAATGTCATATTTGCTAAAGAGGTGGAATTTCTACAGTTAGTACAAGGTGGTATGTCAGTTTTTGAGTATGCTGATAAGTTTAAACATTTTCTTCGTTTTCACACGTTGTACATGGATAAGGAGTGGCAAT GGGAGAGAGCTCAAGTTATAGGAAAGACAAAGACGGAAATGGATAGTGAGCAAAAGCAACCTCCGAGAATTGGTAGACTATCTGGGTCGAAGCATTGTCAAGTGACTAGGAGGACACCTTATTCTAGACCTCCCTCTCATGGGTCTAGAGG CTGTGGGAAAGAAGAGCATGTAGTTGTAGACTGTACATCAACTAGAGGGTCAGGATCTCAATCACAGAGGTCAAGTCTGTCTCAGCACAGAGGAGGTGGTAGACCTCAGGCTGCAGGCAGG CTATCTACCAATCGCATTCTCATAGATTGCGGTGAGAAAAGGTTGTTGTTTCCTGAGAAAGAAGAGTCGGTTGTGTTGTCTTCAGGGCAGTTAAGGAATGAAGTGAAGGAAGGGTCTTGTTGTTTCTTGGTTTTGACGCATATGGAAGTAGATCAGAGTGAAAGGAGTTTAGATCACTCAATTGTGAGTGATTTATTGGATGTGTTTCCTAAGGAAGTACCGAGGTTACCTCCTCAGAGGGAGGTTGAGTTCTCTATTGATCTGGTGCCAAGTGTAGGGCCAATATCAATAGCTCCTTACCGGATGGCTCCATATGAGTTAGTGGAGCTGAAGAAACAAATAGAGGAGTTGTTAGAGAAACAGTTTATCAGACCAAGTGTCTTGCC CTACACAGAGCATGTTGATCACCTCAGGACTGTGTTTGGGGTGTTAAGAGAGAAGAAGTTATATGTCAAACTGTTTGAGTACGAGTTTTTGATGGAAGAAAT GTGTAAGTCTAGATTTCAAGAGCTAAAGCAGAGGTTGACGAGTGCTTCGGTGTTGGTGATTCCTGGCATAGGGAGACCTTTTGAGGTATATTGTGATGCCTCTTATCAGGGACTAGGTTGTGTGTTGATGCAGGAGAGGAAG ATTTGGAGGCACTATCTTTATGGTGCACAGTTCCAAGTGTTCAGTGATCATAAAAGCTTGAAATACCTTTTTGATTAG